The following are encoded in a window of Amycolatopsis lexingtonensis genomic DNA:
- a CDS encoding vWA domain-containing protein has translation MTAVPLPDGYSYGPWHDGPDPLAPPADLRDALDEIGRDVMAGTSPRGALEELLRRGTERTSGLDELTRRLWQRRSQIQRRNNLDGTLQEVQRLLQEALDAERRHLFPDPDDDARFREAQLDALPPGTAAAVNELANYDWRSEQGRENYQKIRDLLGQELMESRFQGMKQALQNAGPEDVERINEMLSDLNDLLAAHAQGADDVQQRFEDFMAKHGEFFPENPRNVEELIDALAERSAAAQRMLNSMSAEQRAELAELTQQAFGDPRLAQQLSQLDSQLRAARPGEDWTGSERFRGKNPLGMGEGAQAMADLAELDALAEQLGQSYPGASLDDIDLEALERQLGKDAGVDARRLSELERELRRQGLFERAADGTLRLSPKALRRLGETALSDVVNALRGKTGDRETESAGAAGEPTGASRPWRFGDMQPWDVPRTIRNAVLRSVSVGERQVRLDVEDVEVVETEHRSRAAVALLVDTSWSMVQEGRWLPMKRTALALHQLISTRFRNDALQLITFGRYAMPVELPELIGLESAWEQGTNAHHGLLLAGQHLRRHPDAQPVVLMVTDGEPTAHLEPDGEAVFDYPPQDRTLHKTLSEVDRLAKLGASISVFRLGDDPRLTAFVDLIARRSGGRVVAPDLDGLGAAVVGDYLRTRRR, from the coding sequence ATGACCGCGGTCCCGCTCCCCGACGGCTACTCCTACGGCCCGTGGCACGACGGGCCGGACCCGCTCGCGCCGCCGGCCGACCTGCGCGACGCGCTCGACGAGATCGGCCGCGACGTGATGGCCGGGACGTCGCCGCGCGGCGCGCTGGAGGAGCTGCTGCGCCGCGGCACCGAGCGCACGTCGGGCCTGGACGAGCTGACCCGGCGGCTCTGGCAGCGCCGGTCGCAGATCCAGCGCCGCAACAACCTCGACGGCACCCTGCAGGAGGTCCAGCGCCTGCTGCAGGAGGCCCTCGACGCCGAACGGCGGCACCTGTTCCCGGACCCGGACGACGACGCCCGCTTCCGCGAGGCCCAGCTGGACGCGCTCCCGCCGGGCACCGCGGCGGCGGTCAACGAGCTGGCGAACTACGACTGGCGCTCGGAGCAAGGCCGGGAGAACTACCAGAAGATCCGCGACCTGCTCGGCCAGGAGCTGATGGAGTCGCGGTTCCAGGGCATGAAGCAGGCGCTGCAGAACGCCGGGCCCGAGGACGTCGAGCGGATCAACGAGATGCTCTCCGACCTCAACGACCTGCTCGCCGCGCACGCCCAGGGCGCCGACGACGTCCAGCAGCGCTTCGAGGACTTCATGGCGAAGCACGGCGAGTTCTTCCCGGAGAACCCGCGGAACGTCGAAGAGCTGATCGACGCGCTCGCGGAGCGGTCGGCGGCCGCGCAGCGGATGCTGAACTCGATGTCGGCCGAGCAGCGGGCCGAACTCGCCGAGCTGACTCAGCAGGCGTTCGGCGACCCGCGGCTCGCGCAGCAACTGTCCCAGCTGGACAGTCAGCTGCGCGCGGCGCGGCCGGGCGAGGACTGGACGGGCTCGGAGCGCTTCCGCGGCAAGAACCCGCTCGGCATGGGTGAAGGCGCGCAGGCGATGGCCGACCTGGCGGAGCTGGACGCGCTGGCCGAGCAGCTGGGCCAGTCCTACCCGGGCGCGAGCCTGGACGACATCGACCTGGAGGCCCTCGAACGGCAGCTCGGCAAGGACGCCGGGGTCGACGCCCGGCGGCTGTCCGAACTGGAGCGTGAGTTGCGCCGCCAGGGCCTGTTCGAGCGGGCGGCCGACGGCACGCTCCGGTTGTCGCCCAAGGCGTTGCGGCGCCTGGGCGAGACGGCGCTGTCCGACGTCGTGAACGCGCTGCGCGGCAAGACCGGCGATCGCGAGACCGAATCGGCGGGCGCGGCGGGCGAACCGACCGGCGCGTCGCGGCCGTGGCGGTTCGGGGACATGCAGCCCTGGGACGTACCCCGCACGATCCGCAACGCCGTGCTGCGTTCGGTGTCGGTGGGGGAGCGCCAGGTCCGGCTGGACGTCGAGGACGTCGAGGTGGTCGAGACCGAACACCGCTCCCGGGCGGCGGTCGCGCTGCTGGTCGACACGTCGTGGTCGATGGTGCAGGAGGGCCGCTGGCTGCCGATGAAGCGCACCGCGCTGGCCCTGCACCAGCTGATCAGCACGCGTTTCCGCAACGACGCGCTGCAGCTGATCACGTTCGGCCGCTACGCGATGCCGGTGGAGCTGCCGGAGCTGATCGGGCTGGAGAGCGCGTGGGAGCAGGGCACGAACGCCCACCACGGGCTGCTGCTGGCCGGCCAGCACCTCCGGCGGCACCCGGACGCGCAACCGGTGGTCCTGATGGTGACCGACGGCGAGCCGACCGCGCACCTGGAACCGGACGGCGAGGCGGTCTTCGACTACCCGCCGCAGGACCGGACGCTCCACAAGACACTGTCCGAAGTGGATCGGTTGGCGAAGCTGGGTGCGTCGATTTCGGTGTTCCGGCTGGGTGACGACCCGAGGCTGACGGCGTTCGTGGACCTGATCGCCCGCCGCTCGGGCGGCCGCGTGGTGGCCCCGGACCTGGACGGCCTCGGCGCGGCGGTGGTGGGCGACTACCTGCGCACCCGGCGCCGCTGA
- a CDS encoding MerR family transcriptional regulator yields MGHPVGKVAALAGITVRTLHHYDEIGLLSPSGRTASGYRSYSGEDLDRLQRILFYRELGFPLETIATLVDDPGIDADAHLKKQRELLVARIGELGRMVAAVDRVMEARAMGSALTPEEKFEVFGGFREPDGYAEEAARRWAHTPEWRGAATPSKEDLAAGEAARKDWVARLGAVLDAGGAPDSPEAGELAEAHREMLSRVIGECSYETQRRIGALYVTEPAQLEFLVRADEQRPGVGVFIRDAIEANAAHREE; encoded by the coding sequence ATGGGGCATCCGGTGGGCAAGGTCGCCGCACTGGCCGGGATCACCGTCCGGACGCTGCACCACTACGACGAGATCGGCCTGCTCAGCCCGAGCGGGCGGACCGCGTCCGGGTACCGCAGCTACTCCGGCGAGGACCTCGACCGGCTGCAGCGGATCCTGTTCTACCGGGAGCTCGGCTTTCCCCTCGAGACGATCGCGACCCTCGTCGACGACCCGGGCATCGACGCCGACGCGCACCTGAAAAAGCAGCGGGAGCTGCTGGTGGCGCGGATCGGGGAGCTCGGGCGGATGGTCGCGGCCGTCGACCGCGTGATGGAGGCGAGAGCCATGGGCAGCGCGTTGACGCCCGAAGAGAAGTTCGAAGTGTTCGGCGGGTTCCGCGAGCCGGACGGCTATGCGGAGGAAGCCGCCCGCCGGTGGGCGCACACCCCCGAGTGGCGGGGCGCGGCGACGCCGTCGAAAGAGGACCTGGCGGCCGGTGAGGCCGCCCGGAAGGACTGGGTGGCGCGGCTCGGCGCCGTCCTGGACGCCGGCGGCGCGCCGGACAGCCCCGAGGCCGGGGAACTGGCCGAGGCACACCGGGAGATGCTGTCCCGCGTGATAGGCGAGTGCTCCTACGAGACGCAGCGGCGGATCGGGGCGTTGTACGTCACCGAGCCGGCGCAGCTGGAGTTCCTGGTCCGGGCCGACGAGCAGCGTCCCGGCGTGGGCGTGTTCATCCGTGACGCCATCGAAGCGAACGCGGCCCACCGGGAGGAATGA
- the mshC gene encoding cysteine--1-D-myo-inosityl 2-amino-2-deoxy-alpha-D-glucopyranoside ligase, with amino-acid sequence MQTWSSVDVPRIPGTPRPLRLHDTATGQIRPTAPGATARMYVCGITPYDATHLGHAATYLAFDLVNRIWRDNGHDVHYVQNVTDIDEPLLERAERDKDDWVVLGMRETALFREDMTALRVVPPQQFVGAVESIPEIVEVIAKLLANGAAYRADDPEFPDIYFDHSATGKFGYESNYDEPTMAKFFAERGGDPDRPGKRHPLDALLWRVARDGEPSWESELGPGRPGWHIECSAIAVNRLGLGFDLQGGGSDLIFPHHEYSAAHAEAVAKDGQFARHYVHAGMIGLDGEKMSKSRGNLVFVSRLRADQVDPGAIRLALFAGHYRADRPWTDSLLAEAETRLARWREAVSLATGPSAEDTISRLRDHLSDDLDTPKALAAIDAWAAEALRRDGTDPTAPGLVRIAVDALLGIAL; translated from the coding sequence ATGCAGACTTGGTCATCGGTCGACGTGCCCCGCATCCCCGGCACCCCCCGCCCGCTGCGGCTCCACGACACGGCCACCGGGCAGATCCGCCCGACCGCGCCCGGCGCCACCGCCCGGATGTACGTCTGCGGCATCACGCCCTACGACGCGACGCATCTGGGGCACGCCGCGACGTACCTCGCTTTCGACCTGGTGAACCGGATCTGGCGGGACAACGGCCACGACGTCCACTACGTGCAGAACGTGACGGACATCGACGAGCCGCTGCTGGAGCGGGCCGAGCGGGACAAGGACGACTGGGTCGTGCTGGGCATGCGCGAGACGGCGCTGTTCCGCGAGGACATGACGGCGCTGCGGGTGGTCCCGCCGCAGCAGTTCGTCGGCGCGGTGGAGAGCATCCCGGAGATCGTCGAGGTCATCGCCAAGCTGCTGGCCAACGGCGCCGCCTACCGGGCGGACGACCCGGAGTTCCCGGACATCTACTTCGACCACTCGGCGACCGGCAAGTTCGGCTACGAGTCGAACTACGACGAGCCGACGATGGCGAAGTTCTTCGCCGAGCGCGGCGGCGACCCCGACCGCCCCGGCAAGCGCCACCCGCTCGACGCGCTGCTGTGGCGCGTCGCCCGCGACGGCGAGCCGTCGTGGGAATCCGAGCTGGGTCCCGGCCGTCCCGGCTGGCACATCGAGTGCAGCGCGATCGCCGTCAACCGGCTCGGCCTCGGGTTCGACCTCCAGGGCGGCGGGTCCGACCTGATCTTCCCGCACCACGAGTACAGCGCGGCGCACGCCGAAGCCGTGGCCAAGGACGGCCAGTTCGCCCGCCACTACGTCCACGCCGGGATGATCGGCCTCGACGGCGAGAAGATGTCCAAGTCCCGCGGCAACCTGGTGTTCGTCTCGCGGCTGCGGGCCGACCAGGTCGACCCGGGCGCGATCCGGCTGGCCCTGTTCGCCGGCCACTACCGCGCCGACCGGCCCTGGACGGACTCGCTGCTGGCCGAGGCCGAGACGCGGCTGGCGCGCTGGCGCGAAGCCGTCTCGCTGGCCACCGGGCCGTCGGCCGAGGACACGATCTCCCGGCTGCGCGACCACCTGTCGGACGACCTCGACACCCCGAAGGCCCTCGCCGCGATCGACGCGTGGGCTGCCGAGGCCCTCCGTCGCGACGGCACCGACCCCACGGCCCCGGGCCTCGTCCGCATCGCGGTCGACGCCCTCCTCGGCATCGCCCTCTGA
- a CDS encoding CGNR zinc finger domain-containing protein, which yields MPEDFRLDMGAPWLNLLATRGRHFGPQPVERIPTAERLRDWLAASELTPLAPVTDFDVTTAYDLREVLRPLALGAVDGVAPTAEQVRALTGFLDAEPVHLAALDRLHRSAPPTAAAAFARLAHQAADWLTGPLRHDLRACPEQDCRGVFSDPGGRRRWCPSPACASRGRVRALRERRRTES from the coding sequence GTGCCGGAAGACTTCCGCCTCGACATGGGCGCGCCTTGGCTGAACCTGCTTGCGACCCGCGGCCGCCACTTCGGGCCGCAGCCGGTGGAGCGCATTCCGACCGCGGAGCGGCTGCGCGACTGGCTGGCCGCGTCGGAGCTGACCCCGCTCGCGCCGGTCACGGACTTCGACGTGACGACGGCCTATGACCTGCGTGAAGTGCTTCGGCCGCTCGCCTTGGGCGCAGTGGACGGCGTCGCGCCGACCGCCGAGCAGGTGCGGGCGCTGACCGGATTCCTCGACGCGGAGCCGGTCCACCTGGCCGCGCTCGACCGGCTGCACCGCAGCGCCCCGCCGACCGCGGCCGCCGCCTTCGCCCGGTTGGCCCACCAAGCGGCGGACTGGCTGACCGGTCCCTTGCGGCACGACTTGCGGGCCTGCCCGGAGCAGGATTGCCGAGGGGTGTTTTCCGACCCGGGCGGCCGGCGACGCTGGTGCCCGTCCCCCGCCTGCGCGAGCCGTGGCCGGGTGCGTGCGCTCAGGGAACGGCGCCGCACGGAGTCATGA
- a CDS encoding ABC-F family ATP-binding cassette domain-containing protein, which yields MSTLFPLQAKDVVFGYGTRVVLDGVSLTASAGQRLGLVGENGTGKSTLLRLLAGLEEPRSGEVLRGPDVGFLLQELPFGMDATFADVLDDALAEIRAATARLDELTAAMTDRPDDEAVLEEYGRVLEWAQAHDLWDADRRAKLVCDGLGLGGVEPDRRLGTLSGGQRSRLGLAALLIRQPATLLLDEPTNHLDDSAMAFLERHLAELTGIVVLSSHDRVFLDAVCTDIVDLDPAAADRQAGGAVRYGGSYSDYLGHKKAERARWEQRYAEEQEELKELRETVAVTARNVAYGRGPRDNDKFIHHFKGARVQKTISRRVRDAEQRLENLERDQVRKPPAPLRFRAELTGRAAGEGPAISVRGLEVPGRLSLPRLDVEGSARLLVTGGNGAGKSTLLSVLAGRLAPAAGTVHFGHGVRVGLLEQDVAFAAPERTASRVYRDALGEEAPPLSRLGLLASRDLRQPVGALSVGQRRRLALAILLAEPPDVLLLDEPTNHISLTLAEALFAALETAPGAVVIASHDRWLRRDWSGDHLALADGHPAAV from the coding sequence ATGTCAACCCTTTTTCCCTTGCAGGCCAAGGACGTCGTCTTCGGCTACGGCACCCGCGTGGTGCTCGACGGCGTCTCGCTGACCGCGTCGGCCGGGCAGCGGCTCGGCCTCGTCGGCGAGAACGGCACCGGCAAGTCCACCCTGCTGCGCCTGCTCGCCGGGCTCGAAGAACCGCGCTCCGGCGAGGTGCTTCGCGGCCCCGACGTCGGGTTCCTGCTGCAGGAACTGCCGTTCGGCATGGACGCGACCTTCGCCGACGTGCTCGACGACGCCCTCGCCGAGATCCGAGCCGCCACCGCCCGCCTCGACGAGCTGACCGCGGCGATGACCGACCGGCCCGACGACGAAGCCGTGCTCGAGGAGTACGGCCGAGTCCTGGAATGGGCCCAGGCCCACGACCTCTGGGACGCCGACCGCCGCGCGAAGCTCGTCTGCGACGGGCTCGGCCTCGGCGGCGTCGAACCGGACCGGCGGCTCGGCACGCTCTCGGGAGGGCAGCGGTCCCGGCTCGGGCTGGCCGCGCTGCTCATCCGGCAACCGGCGACGCTCTTGCTGGACGAGCCGACCAACCACCTCGACGACTCGGCGATGGCGTTCCTCGAACGCCACCTCGCCGAGCTGACCGGGATAGTCGTGCTGTCCTCGCACGACCGGGTGTTCCTCGACGCCGTCTGCACCGACATCGTCGACCTCGACCCGGCCGCGGCGGACCGGCAGGCCGGCGGCGCGGTCCGCTACGGCGGCAGCTACTCCGACTACCTCGGCCACAAGAAGGCCGAGCGCGCGCGGTGGGAGCAGCGCTACGCCGAAGAACAGGAGGAGCTGAAGGAACTGCGGGAGACCGTCGCGGTCACCGCGCGGAACGTCGCCTACGGCCGCGGCCCGCGGGACAACGACAAGTTCATCCACCACTTCAAGGGCGCCCGCGTCCAGAAGACGATCTCGCGGCGGGTGCGCGACGCCGAGCAGCGACTGGAGAACCTGGAACGCGACCAGGTCCGCAAACCGCCGGCGCCGCTGCGGTTCCGGGCGGAGCTCACCGGCCGGGCGGCCGGCGAAGGGCCGGCGATTTCGGTGCGTGGACTGGAAGTCCCGGGCCGGCTGAGCCTGCCGCGGCTGGACGTCGAGGGTTCGGCGCGGCTGCTCGTCACCGGCGGGAACGGCGCCGGGAAGTCGACGCTGCTCTCGGTGCTGGCCGGCCGGCTGGCACCCGCCGCCGGGACGGTCCACTTCGGACACGGCGTGCGGGTCGGCTTGCTGGAGCAGGACGTCGCGTTCGCCGCACCGGAGCGGACCGCGTCCCGCGTCTACCGGGACGCCCTCGGCGAGGAGGCTCCCCCGCTGAGCCGGCTCGGCCTGCTGGCGTCGCGGGACCTCCGGCAGCCCGTCGGCGCGCTCTCGGTCGGCCAGCGGCGGCGGCTGGCGCTGGCGATCCTGCTCGCCGAACCGCCGGACGTGCTCCTGCTCGACGAGCCGACGAACCACATTTCGCTGACCCTGGCGGAAGCACTGTTCGCGGCCCTGGAGACGGCGCCGGGCGCGGTCGTCATCGCGTCCCACGACCGCTGGCTGCGCCGCGACTGGTCCGGCGACCACCTCGCCCTGGCCGACGGCCACCCCGCCGCCGTATAG
- a CDS encoding phosphotriesterase family protein produces the protein MTGEPKVRTLLGDIDPAALGVTDSHDHLFFASKLLPGEELDSTEAALEQLIRFRAAGGASVVQWTPFGLGRRTRELAHCSRETGVHVVAATGLHRAAHYSPAFLRQVVDDLVRLFVADLVEGTGPADLPEDLRMRQHRAGLIKVAGAFHAIDAHARTTLTAAAVAHEETGAPIAVHLEHGTAGPEIAELLCGTLGVPADRVILGHLNRHPEPRTQREIAETGVFLAFDGPSLANRDTDWRLADCLEALVGAGHGGQLLLGGDTTTATARREPGGLPYLLTTLAPRLTKALGGDVVTAMLVANPARAFATSWLK, from the coding sequence GTGACTGGGGAACCCAAGGTGCGCACGCTGCTCGGCGACATCGATCCGGCCGCGCTCGGCGTAACCGACTCGCACGACCACCTCTTCTTCGCCTCGAAACTGCTCCCGGGCGAGGAGCTGGACAGCACGGAAGCGGCCCTGGAGCAGCTGATCCGGTTCCGGGCCGCCGGCGGGGCGAGCGTGGTGCAGTGGACGCCGTTCGGGCTCGGCCGCCGGACCCGGGAACTCGCCCACTGCTCGCGGGAAACCGGGGTGCACGTGGTCGCGGCGACCGGCCTGCACCGGGCCGCGCACTACTCACCGGCGTTCCTCCGCCAGGTGGTCGACGACCTGGTCCGGCTCTTCGTCGCCGACCTCGTCGAGGGCACCGGGCCCGCCGACCTGCCGGAGGACCTGCGGATGCGGCAGCACCGGGCGGGGCTGATCAAGGTCGCCGGCGCGTTCCACGCGATCGACGCGCACGCCCGGACGACGCTGACCGCCGCCGCGGTGGCGCACGAAGAAACCGGGGCGCCGATCGCGGTCCACCTCGAACACGGCACCGCCGGGCCCGAGATCGCCGAGCTGCTGTGCGGCACGCTCGGCGTGCCCGCCGACCGGGTGATCCTCGGGCACCTGAACCGCCACCCGGAGCCGAGGACCCAGCGCGAGATCGCGGAAACCGGCGTCTTCCTGGCGTTCGACGGGCCGTCACTGGCCAACCGCGACACGGACTGGCGGCTCGCGGACTGCCTCGAAGCGCTCGTCGGCGCCGGGCACGGCGGTCAGCTGCTGCTCGGCGGCGACACGACGACCGCGACGGCCCGCCGTGAGCCGGGTGGCCTGCCGTACCTGCTCACGACGCTGGCGCCGCGGCTGACGAAGGCGCTGGGCGGGGACGTCGTCACGGCCATGCTGGTGGCGAACCCCGCCCGGGCGTTCGCCACCAGCTGGCTGAAGTAG
- a CDS encoding ArsR/SmtB family transcription factor codes for MAELPPRKRIEDVELLRALAHPLRSALLNHLTAVGPRTASECAEAVGSTASNCSWHLRQLAQYGLVERADAEDGRERPWRARQVGLEMGELADDPAHRAAQLGVVGATLSHEQELTQRYLDSLDDLDPAWRAATGMSTYALRVTPAELTRLTEAIDALVRPYVGAIRTDAPADAGSVHLGLRAFPRIEHSGKAEA; via the coding sequence ATGGCCGAGCTGCCGCCGCGCAAGCGGATCGAGGACGTCGAGCTGCTGCGCGCGCTGGCGCACCCGCTGCGGTCGGCGCTGCTCAACCACCTGACCGCCGTCGGCCCGCGCACCGCGAGCGAGTGCGCGGAGGCGGTCGGCTCGACGGCGTCCAACTGCAGCTGGCACCTGCGGCAGCTCGCGCAGTACGGGCTGGTCGAGCGGGCCGACGCCGAAGACGGCCGCGAACGCCCCTGGCGCGCCCGGCAGGTCGGCCTCGAAATGGGGGAGCTGGCCGACGACCCGGCGCACCGGGCCGCGCAGCTCGGCGTCGTCGGCGCGACGCTGAGCCACGAGCAGGAGCTGACCCAGCGGTACCTGGACTCCCTCGACGACCTCGATCCCGCCTGGCGCGCCGCGACCGGGATGTCGACCTACGCGCTGCGCGTCACGCCCGCGGAGCTGACCCGGCTGACCGAGGCGATCGACGCGCTGGTCCGGCCGTACGTCGGCGCGATCCGGACCGATGCGCCGGCGGACGCGGGGTCGGTGCACCTCGGCCTCCGCGCGTTCCCGCGCATCGAGCACTCGGGGAAGGCGGAGGCGTGA
- a CDS encoding metallophosphoesterase family protein yields MPHLFATSDLHVTHEGNGPILDSVVPETADDWLLVAGDVAERADATIGTLKTLRERFAKVVWVPGNHELWTTNNDPCQLRGQARYEHLVERCREIGVLTPEDEYPVWEHGSRPLTIAPLFLLYDYSWRTPEAEGKPLEEALRQAREAGVVCTDEYFLHPDPYPSRQAWCADRLKISTERLDAIPEDHGTILMSHWPLHRHPTAPLYWPEFALWCGSTKTEDWHVRYRAEIAVYGHLHIPRTTEADGVRFEEVSLGYPREWRKRARGAVPMRRILWPS; encoded by the coding sequence GTGCCACACCTCTTCGCCACCAGCGACCTCCACGTGACCCACGAGGGCAACGGCCCGATCCTCGACTCCGTCGTCCCCGAGACGGCGGACGACTGGCTGCTCGTGGCCGGCGACGTGGCCGAGCGCGCGGATGCCACCATCGGGACGCTGAAGACCCTGCGGGAACGGTTCGCGAAGGTCGTCTGGGTGCCGGGCAACCACGAGCTGTGGACCACGAACAACGACCCGTGCCAGCTGCGCGGCCAGGCCCGCTACGAACACCTCGTCGAGCGGTGCCGCGAGATCGGCGTGCTGACCCCGGAGGACGAATACCCGGTCTGGGAGCACGGTTCGCGGCCGCTGACCATCGCGCCGCTGTTCCTGCTCTACGACTACAGCTGGCGGACCCCGGAGGCCGAGGGCAAGCCCCTGGAGGAGGCCCTGCGCCAGGCGCGCGAGGCCGGGGTCGTCTGCACCGACGAGTACTTCCTGCACCCGGACCCGTACCCGAGCCGGCAGGCGTGGTGCGCGGACCGGCTGAAGATCAGCACCGAACGCCTCGACGCGATCCCCGAGGACCACGGCACGATCCTGATGTCGCACTGGCCGCTGCACCGCCACCCGACCGCGCCGCTGTACTGGCCGGAGTTCGCGCTGTGGTGCGGTTCGACCAAGACCGAGGACTGGCACGTGCGGTACCGCGCGGAGATCGCGGTGTACGGGCACCTGCACATCCCGCGCACGACCGAGGCCGATGGCGTGCGGTTCGAAGAGGTTTCGCTGGGATATCCGCGCGAGTGGCGGAAGCGCGCGCGGGGTGCGGTGCCGATGCGCCGCATCCTCTGGCCGTCCTGA
- a CDS encoding MarR family winged helix-turn-helix transcriptional regulator: MPDQRELATAAALALPRFVGSTALFHAAVAERMGVTPTELHCLHLLHGGVSDSPTELAKLLGMSTGAFTRLLDRMALHRLAERAPDPADRRRLVVRPLPDRMAELAELYAPMARFVGERLSRFDRRQLTALLEFLTDGTAAAERSTADLPDVTQAITR, encoded by the coding sequence TTGCCCGACCAGCGCGAACTCGCCACCGCCGCCGCCCTCGCCCTCCCCCGGTTCGTGGGCTCGACCGCGCTCTTCCACGCCGCGGTCGCCGAACGGATGGGCGTCACCCCGACCGAGCTGCACTGCCTGCACCTGCTCCACGGCGGCGTCAGCGACTCCCCGACCGAACTCGCGAAGCTGCTCGGGATGTCGACGGGGGCCTTCACCCGGCTGCTCGACCGGATGGCGCTGCACCGGCTGGCCGAACGCGCGCCGGACCCGGCCGACCGGCGCCGGCTCGTCGTCCGGCCGCTGCCCGACCGGATGGCCGAGCTCGCCGAGCTCTACGCGCCGATGGCCCGGTTCGTCGGCGAGCGGCTCTCGCGCTTCGACCGCCGCCAGCTGACCGCGCTGCTCGAGTTCCTCACCGACGGCACCGCGGCCGCCGAGCGGTCGACCGCCGACCTACCGGATGTGACGCAGGCCATAACCCGTTGA
- a CDS encoding MFS transporter — translation MKQLLGVPAFARLWVAAFFGETAEWMLQVALPVYVFQRTGSAATTALSIVLGLLPAVLLSPIAGVVADRWNRRAVLFGVCCGLAVVALPLLAEPGVAVVYAVMAAQAALASVFEPARNALVPELVGVADVTGANGLMSVNGSVARLAGGWAGGALLGFGGLADVITGYLAVLAVAAALLAKPFRRVTAPAPAAVREPVVQAWLDGLRELTRNRRLWRTGLALVCTSLAQGMFLVLFVVYVFDVLGGSEADAGLLRGVQAIGGLAAGFALATVARRVAPTALLGWGSLAMGVLSAVIWNLSPVTTALGVYVGLFVLVGAPGVVVGAGVLSEIQSVVAPERAGRVLSTTFAVMATFTTVGALLAGTLVSVTGPAVLLDVQAGVYVLAGVLMLSRIRRFHEVPGNAVATVEGCHTSSPPATST, via the coding sequence GTGAAACAGCTGCTGGGGGTGCCCGCGTTCGCACGGCTGTGGGTGGCGGCGTTCTTCGGCGAGACGGCCGAATGGATGCTGCAGGTGGCGCTGCCGGTCTACGTCTTCCAGCGCACCGGTTCCGCCGCGACGACGGCGCTGAGCATCGTGCTCGGCCTGCTGCCCGCGGTCCTGCTGAGCCCGATCGCCGGCGTCGTCGCCGACCGGTGGAACCGCCGCGCGGTGCTGTTCGGCGTCTGCTGCGGGCTCGCCGTCGTGGCGCTCCCGCTGCTGGCCGAGCCCGGTGTCGCGGTGGTCTACGCGGTGATGGCCGCCCAGGCGGCGCTGGCGTCGGTGTTCGAGCCGGCGCGCAACGCGCTCGTCCCGGAGCTGGTCGGGGTCGCCGACGTGACCGGGGCCAACGGGCTGATGAGCGTGAACGGCAGCGTCGCCCGGCTCGCCGGCGGCTGGGCGGGCGGCGCGTTGCTGGGCTTCGGCGGGCTCGCCGACGTCATCACCGGCTACCTGGCCGTCCTCGCGGTGGCCGCGGCACTGCTGGCCAAGCCGTTCCGGCGGGTGACGGCGCCCGCGCCCGCCGCCGTGCGCGAACCCGTCGTCCAGGCCTGGCTCGACGGCCTGCGGGAGCTGACGCGCAACCGGCGCCTGTGGCGCACCGGCCTCGCGCTGGTGTGCACGTCGCTCGCGCAGGGCATGTTCCTGGTGCTGTTCGTGGTGTACGTCTTCGACGTGCTCGGCGGCAGCGAGGCCGACGCGGGCCTGCTGCGGGGCGTGCAGGCGATCGGCGGGCTGGCCGCCGGGTTCGCGCTGGCGACCGTGGCGCGGCGGGTGGCGCCCACCGCCCTGCTCGGGTGGGGATCGCTCGCGATGGGCGTGCTGTCCGCGGTGATCTGGAACCTCTCGCCGGTGACGACCGCTCTGGGCGTGTACGTCGGGTTGTTCGTCCTCGTCGGCGCGCCGGGCGTGGTCGTCGGTGCCGGGGTGCTGTCGGAGATCCAGAGCGTGGTCGCGCCGGAACGGGCCGGGCGGGTGCTGAGCACGACGTTCGCCGTGATGGCCACCTTCACGACCGTCGGCGCGCTGCTGGCGGGCACCTTGGTTTCGGTGACCGGGCCCGCGGTGCTGCTGGACGTGCAGGCTGGTGTCTACGTGCTCGCGGGCGTGCTCATGCTGTCCCGGATTCGCAGGTTTCACGAAGTCCCCGGGAACGCGGTGGCTACGGTGGAGGGGTGCCACACCTCTTCGCCACCAGCGACCTCCACGTGA